One genomic window of Vibrio ziniensis includes the following:
- a CDS encoding energy-coupling factor ABC transporter permease — MSLKFNTKRMALMAWVGAIAMSPLNANAMHIMEGFLPPTWALTWWALFIPFVIMSVRNLKQIVTDDANKKVLLALCGAFIFVLSALKLPSVTGSCSHPTGVGLAVILFGFMVVPVLGGIALLFQALLLAHGGISTLGANGMSMAVIGPMIGYLVWIAANRLNLSKDIAVFLVAFVADISTYAVTSLQLGAAFPDPEFGVMASMSKFMGIFLFTQLPIAIAEGLLTVLIYEQLTKRSLISFQERVLR, encoded by the coding sequence ATGTCACTGAAGTTCAATACCAAACGCATGGCGCTCATGGCATGGGTAGGCGCTATTGCGATGTCACCACTCAATGCCAATGCAATGCACATTATGGAAGGTTTTTTACCGCCTACATGGGCGTTAACTTGGTGGGCTCTGTTCATTCCGTTTGTGATCATGAGCGTTAGGAATCTAAAACAGATCGTTACTGATGATGCCAATAAGAAAGTACTGCTAGCCCTTTGCGGCGCGTTTATTTTTGTACTTTCAGCGCTAAAGCTTCCTTCAGTTACGGGCAGTTGCTCCCATCCAACCGGAGTTGGTTTAGCTGTTATTTTATTTGGCTTTATGGTTGTGCCTGTACTTGGCGGTATTGCTCTACTGTTCCAAGCGTTGTTGCTTGCTCATGGCGGCATTTCAACGTTAGGTGCAAACGGTATGTCGATGGCGGTCATCGGTCCGATGATCGGTTACTTGGTCTGGATTGCCGCTAACCGTTTGAATTTAAGCAAAGATATCGCTGTATTCTTAGTGGCGTTTGTCGCAGACATCTCTACTTATGCGGTCACCTCTTTGCAGCTTGGCGCAGCATTCCCAGACCCTGAGTTTGGCGTAATGGCTTCTATGAGTAAGTTCATGGGCATATTCCTGTTCACTCAGCTACCAATCGCGATCGCTGAAGGTCTGCTTACTGTTCTTATCTATGAACAACTGACTAAACGTTCGCTCATTTCGTTTCAAGAGAGGGTATTACGATGA
- a CDS encoding cobalt-precorrin-7 (C(5))-methyltransferase, with amino-acid sequence MIYVVGTGPGRRDLMTVAGENLIAKADILVGWPRLLSAFGDFKGQRIELSGSIENTLATLEEFKSQLVVVLASGDPMLFGIGKRISEHFAPDQRRCLPGISSIQMLFSEVGIDMNDLYITSSHGKQPDFDFLFLHKKIALVTDKILGPYEIAQEAIKRNLKCSVIVGENLGYENQKISVLKPEQVQREYDMNVVVVMNERQ; translated from the coding sequence ATGATTTACGTAGTAGGAACTGGGCCGGGACGCAGAGATCTTATGACTGTCGCTGGAGAAAACTTAATAGCGAAGGCCGATATCCTCGTAGGTTGGCCTCGCTTATTAAGTGCTTTTGGCGATTTCAAAGGGCAACGAATTGAATTGTCGGGAAGCATTGAGAACACGTTAGCCACATTAGAAGAATTCAAATCTCAACTGGTGGTTGTATTAGCGTCCGGCGATCCAATGTTATTTGGTATCGGTAAGCGTATTAGTGAGCATTTTGCGCCAGACCAACGCAGATGTCTTCCAGGCATAAGCTCTATTCAAATGCTGTTTTCGGAAGTAGGGATTGATATGAACGATCTTTACATTACTAGCAGCCACGGCAAACAGCCTGACTTCGACTTTCTCTTCTTACATAAAAAGATTGCTCTGGTGACAGACAAAATTCTCGGTCCTTATGAAATTGCTCAGGAAGCGATAAAACGCAATCTCAAATGCAGCGTCATCGTTGGTGAAAACTTGGGGTATGAAAATCAGAAAATTTCGGTGCTTAAACCTGAGCAAGTACAGCGTGAGTATGACATGAACGTGGTGGTGGTGATGAATGAAAGACAGTGA
- the cbiK gene encoding sirohydrochlorin cobaltochelatase, with amino-acid sequence MKKALVVISFGTSYPHAMKKNIEACEAELARAYPNRDFFRAFTSSMIIRKLEKRDGIHIDNPQQVLQRLKEAGYRDVVIQSLHIINGDEYEKISQQVESYRDEFDNLQLGLPLLSCMDDYDQLVEAIQHQAPQLKHDERLVLMGHGATHHAFSAYACLDHMMMARNLPYVVGAVESYPEIESVISRLENECVNKVYLMPLMLVAGDHAINDMASDEPDSWKTLIQKAGIVAEPIVQGLGENPLIRQMFVDHLAATELANKPLVKEKVA; translated from the coding sequence ATGAAAAAAGCATTAGTTGTAATCAGCTTTGGCACCAGCTATCCCCATGCAATGAAGAAAAACATCGAAGCATGTGAAGCCGAACTTGCACGGGCTTATCCCAATCGAGACTTCTTCCGAGCATTTACGTCTTCGATGATCATCAGGAAACTGGAGAAGCGCGATGGTATTCATATTGATAACCCACAGCAGGTTCTGCAACGTCTGAAAGAGGCTGGTTATCGTGATGTGGTTATTCAGTCTTTACACATCATCAATGGTGACGAATACGAAAAGATCTCTCAGCAAGTGGAATCTTATCGCGATGAATTTGACAACTTGCAGCTAGGTCTGCCTCTGTTGAGTTGTATGGATGACTATGACCAGCTTGTTGAAGCCATTCAACATCAAGCGCCACAACTGAAACACGATGAACGTTTGGTGCTTATGGGGCACGGAGCAACACACCATGCCTTCTCTGCTTACGCTTGCCTTGACCACATGATGATGGCGAGAAATTTACCCTATGTTGTTGGCGCGGTGGAGAGCTATCCAGAGATTGAGAGCGTGATTTCTAGGTTGGAAAATGAGTGCGTTAACAAAGTGTATCTTATGCCGCTGATGCTGGTTGCCGGTGATCACGCAATCAATGACATGGCTTCTGATGAACCTGACTCATGGAAAACACTGATTCAAAAAGCGGGCATCGTTGCCGAACCGATCGTTCAGGGATTGGGAGAAAATCCGCTTATCAGACAGATGTTTGTCGATCACTTAGCTGCTACTGAATTAGCAAATAAGCCATTGGTTAAGGAGAAAGTCGCGTGA
- a CDS encoding ATP-binding cassette domain-containing protein, whose product MTLSVSSMSFAYEKGDPVLRNLNMDFSTHSVIGVVGANGCGKSTLFKLLLGLHTPTEGSVNWSQQPIDYSKKALIQHRKNVTLLFQEPDQQIFYTDVYNDIAFSLRNLGIAEHEIEQRIQRALDLVDGKSFAHKPIQYLSYGQKKRVALAGSLVMDSEYLLLDEPTAGLDPNGTKQMKALIRSISDLGKNVVMSSHDINLIYDVCDYVYVMSQGEMVSQGEPQNVFLDKRFIEQVGLEQPWLVKMHQEFGMPLFRHEHEMVAGSSLIKESI is encoded by the coding sequence ATGACGTTATCAGTGAGCTCAATGAGTTTTGCTTATGAAAAAGGTGATCCGGTGTTGAGGAATCTCAACATGGATTTTTCCACTCACTCTGTCATTGGTGTGGTTGGTGCAAATGGATGTGGAAAATCCACTTTATTCAAACTGCTACTTGGTCTGCATACGCCGACAGAAGGCAGTGTCAACTGGTCGCAGCAACCCATTGACTACAGCAAGAAAGCACTTATCCAACATCGCAAAAATGTCACCTTATTATTTCAGGAACCCGACCAGCAAATCTTCTATACCGATGTGTATAACGATATTGCGTTCAGTCTGAGAAATCTTGGAATAGCGGAACATGAAATCGAACAAAGAATTCAACGAGCATTAGATCTGGTGGATGGTAAGAGCTTCGCCCATAAGCCTATACAGTATCTCAGTTATGGTCAGAAAAAACGTGTCGCACTGGCAGGTTCACTGGTCATGGATTCCGAGTATTTGCTGTTAGATGAACCGACAGCGGGACTGGATCCAAACGGAACTAAGCAGATGAAAGCGCTCATACGTTCTATTTCTGATCTCGGCAAGAACGTAGTGATGTCGAGTCACGACATCAATTTGATTTACGACGTATGTGATTACGTCTACGTCATGAGTCAGGGAGAGATGGTTTCTCAAGGTGAACCACAGAACGTTTTCCTTGATAAACGCTTTATTGAGCAAGTCGGTCTGGAACAGCCTTGGTTAGTAAAAATGCACCAAGAGTTTGGTATGCCACTGTTTCGCCACGAACATGAAATGGTCGCTGGGAGTAGTCTAATTAAGGAGTCGATATGA
- a CDS encoding cobalt-precorrin-4 methyltransferase — MDNFDHSKVYFVGAGPGDPELITLKGYNLLKQADIVIYAGSLINPELLNYCKSTAQCHDSAYMHLEQIITMMAEGVNAGKLVVRLQTGDLSLYGSIREQGEELEKLGIGFRSVAGVSSFLGAASELGVEYTVPEVSQSLIITRMAGRTPTPELESLESFAQHQTSMAIFLSVKGIGEVVDKLMTGGYPSDTPVSIVYKATWKDCQILKGTLADIAQKVTEAGIYKTALILVGRFLGEEYHYSKLYDAEFCHEYR; from the coding sequence ATGGATAACTTTGATCATTCTAAAGTCTACTTTGTTGGCGCAGGTCCAGGTGATCCAGAGCTGATTACTTTGAAAGGTTACAACCTGTTAAAACAAGCAGATATCGTCATCTACGCAGGTTCGTTGATTAATCCTGAGTTGCTTAATTACTGTAAATCGACTGCCCAATGCCATGACAGTGCGTATATGCATTTAGAGCAGATCATCACCATGATGGCAGAGGGAGTAAACGCAGGGAAATTGGTGGTTCGTCTTCAAACCGGCGATCTCTCTTTATATGGCTCAATCCGTGAACAAGGTGAAGAGTTGGAAAAACTGGGCATTGGTTTTCGTTCAGTGGCGGGTGTTTCGTCTTTCCTTGGTGCAGCGTCTGAACTTGGTGTTGAATACACCGTTCCAGAAGTCTCTCAAAGTCTCATCATCACTCGTATGGCTGGCAGAACGCCAACGCCGGAACTGGAGTCACTGGAAAGTTTTGCTCAGCATCAAACCTCTATGGCGATTTTCTTATCAGTGAAAGGGATTGGGGAAGTCGTCGATAAGTTGATGACGGGCGGTTATCCCTCAGATACACCGGTCTCTATCGTTTACAAAGCCACGTGGAAAGATTGCCAAATCTTAAAAGGAACGCTAGCTGATATAGCACAAAAGGTAACGGAAGCGGGTATCTATAAAACAGCACTGATTCTGGTTGGGCGTTTCCTCGGTGAAGAGTATCACTACTCCAAGCTGTATGACGCGGAGTTCTGCCATGAATACCGTTAG
- the cbiD gene encoding cobalt-precorrin-5B (C(1))-methyltransferase CbiD: MSQTAQADIVWHRGKSYRKGYTTGSCATAAAKVAALMVMRQQLIHQVSIVTPSGVALNLNVEDASMELHSAVAAIRKDGGDDVDATHGMLIYAQVTVNDTQTIEILGGEGVGVVTRKGVGLPVGVAAINKTPRHTIEQEVRDVIGPNKGAVVTIFAPEGKERAERTYNSRLGIKNGISIIGTSGIVTPMSEESWKRSLAIELEQKRSLGHSKIVLVPGNHGERFVQQQLNIEQDIVVTMSNFVGYMLQEANRLNFEQVLIVGHLGKLIKIAAGVFHTHSHIADARLETLVTHLALLNAPHDLLRQIYHCLTTEEALELIEEHGYQAVYQNIAQEIERRVAAMLKYAKHHFKCDVVLFSFDNQVLGSNRPVEQIVEDFQ, translated from the coding sequence ATGAGTCAAACAGCTCAAGCGGATATTGTTTGGCATAGAGGAAAATCATATCGCAAGGGTTATACCACAGGCTCTTGTGCGACTGCCGCAGCCAAAGTGGCAGCACTAATGGTGATGCGTCAGCAACTCATCCATCAGGTTTCCATTGTGACACCTTCAGGTGTCGCGTTAAATCTGAATGTAGAAGATGCTTCCATGGAATTACATAGTGCTGTTGCCGCGATACGTAAAGACGGCGGTGACGATGTGGATGCTACCCATGGAATGTTGATCTACGCCCAAGTAACGGTTAACGATACTCAAACTATTGAAATACTTGGCGGTGAAGGTGTGGGTGTGGTGACACGCAAAGGCGTGGGTTTACCCGTAGGTGTTGCCGCGATTAACAAAACGCCGCGTCACACCATAGAACAAGAAGTGCGTGATGTGATTGGCCCTAACAAAGGCGCGGTTGTCACCATTTTTGCTCCTGAAGGCAAAGAACGCGCTGAGAGAACCTACAACTCACGATTGGGGATTAAAAACGGTATCTCGATCATCGGAACTTCAGGCATTGTGACTCCTATGTCGGAAGAAAGCTGGAAACGCTCCCTTGCGATAGAACTCGAACAAAAACGCTCATTAGGACACAGTAAAATCGTCTTAGTCCCAGGCAACCACGGCGAGCGTTTTGTTCAGCAACAACTCAATATCGAACAAGACATTGTGGTGACCATGAGCAATTTCGTGGGCTACATGTTGCAAGAAGCGAATCGCTTGAACTTCGAACAAGTTCTTATCGTGGGACACTTAGGTAAGCTTATCAAAATCGCAGCTGGGGTTTTTCACACCCATTCCCATATTGCTGATGCACGTTTAGAAACTTTGGTCACCCACTTGGCGTTACTCAATGCGCCCCATGATTTACTTCGCCAAATCTATCACTGCTTAACCACCGAAGAAGCGCTTGAGCTGATTGAAGAGCATGGCTATCAGGCGGTTTACCAAAATATCGCTCAAGAGATAGAACGCAGAGTTGCGGCAATGTTGAAGTATGCCAAGCATCATTTTAAGTGTGACGTAGTGTTGTTTTCTTTTGATAACCAAGTGTTAGGTAGTAATCGTCCTGTTGAACAGATCGTGGAGGATTTCCAATGA
- a CDS encoding energy-coupling factor ABC transporter substrate-binding protein: MKKNLILMAMLCALVVVPLLMNPSAEFSGSDGQAESLITQVAPNYKPWIEPLIEPASGEIESLVFTLQGSLGAAVIFYILGFYHGRRRTDADHR; this comes from the coding sequence ATGAAAAAAAATCTAATACTGATGGCTATGCTGTGTGCCTTAGTCGTTGTTCCATTACTAATGAATCCGAGCGCTGAGTTTTCTGGCTCTGATGGTCAAGCAGAGTCCTTGATAACTCAAGTAGCACCAAACTATAAACCATGGATTGAACCTTTAATTGAACCTGCGAGCGGAGAGATAGAAAGTTTAGTGTTTACGCTTCAAGGCTCATTGGGTGCGGCTGTGATCTTTTACATTTTAGGCTTCTACCACGGCAGAAGAAGAACCGATGCTGATCATCGATAA
- a CDS encoding cobalt-precorrin 5A hydrolase produces the protein MNTVRCESVSLFTLTPGGQQVANKLREHLPMECYCSEKYLQDGFKPFVDSFKNTLSQAFLRDSAIIVIGACGIVVRTIAPLLQDKFTDPAVLVIDEKGKHVISLLSGHVGGANELARYLSHLIDGTAVITTSTDVNQTCSFDLLAKQMCADTIDFRVATKTINQMLVSGKQVGIIVDPFLVNQLDFDIHSFDIRGLTIVNDETISQYSLDALIDVSMQSTRPNWSVPTFQLIPKRLVAGIGCRKGVEPDLLKSLFNSQLQALNIHPKALSIIGSIDVKRNEDAIVNLAKYYDVPFEVFSADELIQCADRFPHSDFVAKTVGVGAVSQPAAWLLSNGSLLGDTIKQQGITITYGVLN, from the coding sequence ATGAATACCGTTAGGTGTGAATCGGTCTCTTTATTCACGTTAACACCGGGTGGTCAGCAGGTGGCGAATAAGCTGCGCGAACATCTGCCGATGGAGTGCTACTGCTCTGAAAAATATCTGCAGGATGGGTTCAAACCGTTTGTCGATAGCTTCAAAAACACATTGAGTCAGGCATTCCTGCGTGACAGTGCCATCATAGTGATTGGAGCGTGTGGCATCGTCGTTCGAACTATTGCACCGCTACTTCAGGATAAGTTTACCGATCCCGCGGTGTTGGTTATTGATGAAAAAGGTAAGCATGTCATCAGCCTTTTATCTGGGCATGTCGGTGGTGCGAATGAGCTAGCCCGTTATCTGTCTCACCTGATTGACGGTACGGCTGTGATTACCACATCAACGGATGTCAATCAGACATGCTCGTTTGATTTGCTAGCCAAGCAGATGTGTGCCGACACCATCGATTTTCGTGTCGCTACCAAAACCATTAACCAGATGTTGGTCAGTGGTAAGCAGGTCGGCATCATTGTTGATCCATTCCTTGTTAACCAACTGGATTTTGATATTCACAGCTTTGATATACGCGGCTTAACGATAGTTAACGACGAGACGATTTCTCAGTATTCACTGGATGCTTTGATTGACGTGTCTATGCAATCAACACGTCCGAATTGGTCTGTTCCTACTTTCCAATTAATTCCTAAACGCCTAGTGGCAGGTATCGGTTGCCGCAAAGGTGTTGAACCAGACCTCTTGAAGTCGCTTTTCAATAGCCAGTTGCAGGCTCTGAATATTCATCCTAAAGCGTTGAGCATCATTGGCAGCATTGATGTCAAACGCAATGAAGATGCCATCGTCAATTTGGCGAAATACTATGATGTGCCTTTCGAAGTGTTTAGCGCCGATGAGTTAATTCAGTGCGCAGACCGTTTTCCTCATTCTGATTTTGTTGCGAAAACCGTGGGCGTAGGCGCTGTATCGCAGCCTGCAGCCTGGTTATTGAGCAACGGCTCTCTGCTGGGTGACACCATTAAACAGCAAGGAATCACTATTACCTATGGAGTATTGAACTGA
- a CDS encoding precorrin-3B C(17)-methyltransferase, giving the protein MLYVVGIGPGGLDMMTYQAREAIEAAEVIVGYKTYTHLVKELVGDKPVIKTGMCKEIERCQTALELAQSGKTVAIISSGDSGVYGMAGLILEMVTKQKWDVEVKVIPGMTASIAAGSVLGAPLMHDFCHISLSDLLTPWELIEKRIINAAEADFVICFYNPRSRGREGHLKRAFELMAPFKNPNTPVGIVKEAGRRKEEKWIMPFEEMDFELVDMRTLVVVGNQSTYFDQGMMITPRGYSL; this is encoded by the coding sequence ATGTTATACGTGGTAGGAATTGGTCCGGGTGGACTCGACATGATGACTTACCAAGCTCGAGAAGCCATAGAAGCGGCTGAAGTGATTGTGGGTTACAAAACATATACCCATTTAGTCAAAGAGTTGGTGGGCGATAAGCCGGTAATTAAAACCGGAATGTGCAAAGAAATTGAGCGTTGTCAGACCGCATTGGAATTGGCTCAATCTGGAAAAACGGTCGCCATTATTAGCAGTGGCGATTCCGGCGTGTACGGTATGGCTGGATTAATTCTCGAAATGGTCACTAAACAAAAATGGGACGTTGAAGTCAAAGTGATACCGGGCATGACTGCGAGTATTGCAGCAGGTTCCGTACTTGGCGCACCACTGATGCACGACTTCTGTCACATCAGTTTGAGTGACTTATTAACGCCTTGGGAGTTAATTGAAAAACGCATCATTAATGCGGCAGAAGCCGATTTCGTTATCTGTTTCTACAACCCGAGAAGTCGCGGTAGAGAAGGTCATCTAAAACGTGCTTTTGAGCTGATGGCTCCGTTCAAAAATCCAAATACGCCTGTTGGCATCGTAAAAGAAGCGGGCAGACGTAAGGAAGAAAAATGGATTATGCCTTTCGAAGAGATGGATTTTGAATTGGTCGACATGCGTACTTTGGTTGTTGTGGGTAATCAGTCTACTTATTTCGATCAGGGCATGATGATTACGCCGAGAGGGTATTCATTGTGA
- a CDS encoding cobalt-factor II C(20)-methyltransferase translates to MNKGKLYAIGTGPGASDLITVRAARLLDKLDVLYAPAGRKGGDSLALSIVREYIGKQVLIKERHFPMTNDAQEKQQAWDDVALEIEADVNHGKQVGFITLGDSMLFSTWVFLLERLENKIDIDIIPGITSFSCIASQARFPLCMEQQSLAVMSCTAEIEVLRRALIDHEAVVLMKVYGRFDKVRQLLIEQGLLEHAVLMANASMENEIFYPDLSQVEEGEALPYFSTIVVNRSWKHH, encoded by the coding sequence GTGAATAAAGGAAAACTCTATGCGATTGGAACGGGACCGGGCGCAAGCGACCTTATTACTGTAAGGGCAGCTCGACTTCTTGATAAGTTGGATGTTTTGTATGCACCTGCAGGTCGCAAAGGCGGCGATAGCCTTGCACTGTCGATTGTCCGTGAATACATCGGAAAACAAGTTCTGATCAAAGAGCGCCATTTCCCAATGACCAATGATGCGCAAGAAAAGCAGCAAGCATGGGATGACGTAGCATTGGAAATTGAAGCAGATGTGAATCACGGGAAACAAGTGGGTTTCATTACCTTAGGTGACAGCATGTTGTTTAGCACTTGGGTATTTCTGCTCGAACGTCTCGAAAACAAAATTGATATAGACATCATTCCCGGAATTACCTCTTTCTCTTGTATCGCCTCACAAGCGCGCTTCCCACTGTGTATGGAACAACAGTCGTTGGCGGTGATGTCATGTACTGCAGAGATAGAAGTACTTCGCCGTGCTTTGATAGACCACGAAGCAGTGGTGCTGATGAAAGTCTACGGACGTTTTGACAAAGTGCGTCAGTTGTTGATTGAGCAAGGTTTGCTTGAACATGCTGTGTTGATGGCAAACGCCTCAATGGAGAATGAGATCTTTTATCCGGATTTGTCACAAGTAGAAGAGGGTGAAGCTCTGCCTTACTTCTCAACCATAGTGGTAAACCGTAGCTGGAAACATCACTAG
- the cbiQ gene encoding cobalt ECF transporter T component CbiQ translates to MLIIDKYAYQNRWVAVSPSYKWWAYLAVLVTAMMTPIAWQFALFILLSVVTCYAGRLTSKQYLQWLSLPFGFLAMSLIAMLVTYSDNSAHLIASLPMFDGYVGVSAQTVDTAMTTFFRCLCSIAATLCFVIITPFNQCVTLLKKARLPSVLVEQVLLTYRFIFIFIEETHAIYTAQTLRFGYIKRGLWLKSLAMLVGVLLQRVMIRHHHMQSALAVKLYQGEFHQ, encoded by the coding sequence ATGCTGATCATCGATAAGTACGCCTATCAAAACCGTTGGGTTGCTGTTTCGCCAAGCTATAAATGGTGGGCATATCTTGCGGTTTTGGTGACAGCCATGATGACACCGATAGCGTGGCAATTCGCTCTGTTCATTTTGCTCAGTGTCGTCACTTGTTACGCAGGCAGGTTAACTTCGAAGCAGTATCTGCAATGGCTGAGTTTACCTTTTGGCTTTTTAGCCATGAGTCTTATCGCGATGCTTGTCACATACAGTGATAACTCAGCACACTTGATTGCAAGTTTGCCAATGTTCGATGGCTATGTTGGGGTTAGTGCTCAAACAGTTGATACTGCGATGACGACATTTTTTCGGTGTTTATGTTCTATTGCCGCGACGTTGTGTTTCGTGATTATCACGCCCTTTAATCAGTGCGTGACGTTACTAAAAAAAGCGCGGTTACCCTCGGTTTTGGTTGAGCAAGTGTTATTAACCTACCGATTCATTTTTATCTTTATCGAAGAAACTCATGCCATTTATACCGCTCAAACACTGAGGTTTGGATATATCAAACGTGGGTTATGGTTGAAATCATTAGCGATGTTGGTGGGTGTGTTACTGCAAAGAGTGATGATTCGTCACCACCATATGCAAAGTGCTCTGGCAGTTAAGTTGTATCAAGGAGAATTTCATCAATGA
- a CDS encoding decarboxylating cobalt-precorrin-6B (C(15))-methyltransferase has product MKDSEFLRAEKVPMTKQEVRTIVLDKLQLGYASRFVDVGAGTGSIALEAALSFERLHVYAIEKNEHAVEIMYQNMERLGCNHIHLINKIAPCELSGKFDAVFIGGSGGNLEQIIDWALDHLLEGGRLVMNFILHGSLNQALDHLNTCAIDEFECSQIQVSSMTFLGTSYYFKPNNPTFIVSCIKGNQRHG; this is encoded by the coding sequence ATGAAAGACAGTGAATTTCTGCGAGCAGAAAAAGTACCGATGACCAAGCAAGAAGTACGTACCATAGTACTTGATAAGTTGCAATTAGGTTATGCCAGCCGTTTTGTCGATGTTGGCGCGGGAACAGGAAGCATCGCTTTAGAAGCAGCGCTTAGCTTTGAACGTTTACACGTGTATGCCATTGAAAAGAATGAGCACGCCGTAGAAATCATGTATCAAAACATGGAGCGCCTCGGGTGTAACCATATTCATCTCATCAACAAAATAGCGCCCTGTGAATTGAGTGGAAAATTTGATGCGGTGTTCATTGGTGGTTCAGGCGGCAATTTGGAACAGATTATTGATTGGGCGTTAGACCACCTATTAGAGGGCGGTCGCCTTGTGATGAACTTCATTTTGCACGGCAGTCTTAACCAAGCACTAGACCATTTAAACACGTGCGCTATCGACGAATTCGAGTGTAGCCAAATCCAAGTCTCTTCTATGACTTTTCTCGGCACTAGCTACTACTTCAAGCCAAATAATCCAACATTTATCGTTTCATGTATTAAGGGGAATCAACGTCATGGATAA
- the cobK gene encoding precorrin-6A reductase, translating to MKPNHVLVFGGTSDALMLCEALAARDIHFTLSVATEEGKHSAKQFESNVILGRMDSSAMREFIQRNHVDYVIDAAHPYAQVLRLTIVVACEGIQCPVMRYERPSYEPQVSHSTLESATNEKSQSIHDSPLVIKATNVMDACRKITGSQQRVLLTTGSKDLETFKRMLRDKVLFARVLPVAEVISECNALGLGIENIIAMKGPFTRNMNHALYEMLQPDVVITKESGSVGGFGGKVEPCIELGIPCIVIERPKTTSINQYVSYQTNLSGCEELFDSWQQEACLV from the coding sequence GTGAAACCAAACCATGTGCTTGTTTTTGGAGGAACTTCTGACGCTTTGATGTTGTGCGAGGCACTGGCTGCGCGTGACATTCACTTTACGTTGTCAGTTGCAACCGAAGAAGGTAAACACAGCGCAAAACAATTTGAATCCAACGTTATCTTAGGGCGTATGGACAGCTCCGCCATGCGCGAATTTATTCAACGCAACCACGTGGATTACGTTATTGATGCTGCTCATCCCTACGCGCAGGTTCTTCGACTCACGATAGTGGTGGCCTGTGAAGGTATTCAGTGTCCGGTCATGCGTTATGAGCGCCCCAGTTACGAGCCACAAGTATCACACTCCACATTGGAGAGCGCTACAAACGAAAAGTCACAATCTATTCATGATTCGCCTTTGGTTATCAAGGCAACCAATGTAATGGACGCGTGCAGAAAAATCACAGGCAGCCAGCAACGGGTTTTACTCACCACTGGCAGTAAAGATTTGGAAACGTTCAAGCGAATGCTGAGAGACAAAGTGCTGTTTGCACGAGTGTTACCTGTTGCTGAAGTGATCAGTGAGTGCAACGCATTAGGACTTGGTATTGAAAATATCATCGCGATGAAAGGTCCTTTTACTCGAAACATGAATCATGCGCTGTATGAAATGCTTCAGCCAGATGTCGTGATCACAAAGGAATCGGGCAGTGTTGGTGGTTTTGGGGGAAAAGTAGAGCCGTGTATCGAGCTGGGTATCCCTTGCATTGTGATCGAACGGCCAAAAACAACATCGATTAACCAATACGTGAGTTATCAGACCAACTTATCCGGCTGTGAAGAGCTGTTTGACAGTTGGCAACAAGAGGCATGTTTAGTATGA